From Bradyrhizobium sp. sBnM-33:
GGCTTTGCGCGCTCACAGCCTTCGAAGTTGCCAGGAGGCTAGTTGCTGACGATAATCGAGACAGTGCAGACGTTTCAGCCAAAGTCGAGGCCGGCGTTCAGAGGTTCGCATTAGCTCTCGGCCACAAGGTGGAGAGCTTGCAAATTACGTGCGGCGATCAGATTGAATTATCGGCGTACTGTTTGCCTGCTGGCACTCCCCATTTATGCGGCCCGGCAGTCATTTGCGTCAGCAGCGAAGAAGAAAACAGGGCGACGCTGCTCGGCAGGCTCTTGCCTGTGGTGATTGGTCGGGGAATGTCCGTCCTTGTTGTCTCTCATGAGGATATCGCAAATCAATCTCGCGGCGAATCGGAAATCTTATTGTCTCATTGTTTAGATCATTTGTCGGCCCGGCCTGACGTCGATAGCAATCGAATCGCCGTTTATGGAGATGGCTTATCGGCTGCCTTAGCCACCGATTTCGCAGCGTATGATAGCCGTGTCGCTGCGGCGGTTTGCGACGCTGGCATTTGGAATTGGACGCGGACTCGAGGGTCCATTGGCTGGATGACGAGCACCCAAGATGACGCAGATAAGGACGTGGTGGCGGCGTGTCGCTCACGATTGGCACGACAGTTGAATTGTCCAATACTCGTCGTGGCGGGTGGGCGAGGCATTGTCAGCGTCTCAGAGGCCATCAAACTTCAGGCTGATTGTATGGCGGCGAGCGTCGATTTGGATTTGGCTGTGCCGCAGATCATTCAAGGGGCCCCCGGCGGGGAGGTTGACAATTTCGTGACCTCAGACGACAACATCTTCAGATGGCTGGAGAAGAAGCTCACACGCGCTGCAGCTGCATAGTGAATCCGTTAAGGCGCTCGTCCATCGTTGGACAGGCCGGGATTTGATTGAGCCCCTGCCTTGAGCTTTCGACTCTTAGCCGCCTTTGCCTCTGTAGAGGCCGCGCGATCGATCTTGCCGTTGCATCAGATCGTGCTTAACCGCTTTGGTCCATACCGCCTACAATACGCCTATACTAAGCTTTTGCGACGCCAATCGGGTATTCTTGGCGATCGAGGTTAGCCGTTTATTGAGGTAGTCAAGCGACGCCTCATCCAGACCGTCCAATAATGTGGAGTTGAGCGCCTCTCTCTTGATCGACAGTTTCGAAATTTCTGCACGAGCCTTTTGAGTTAAGGACATTTGGACGAACCTTGCATCATCGGGCGATGGTTCGCGTGCCAGAAACTCCATTGTTTCTAGCTTCTTCGTTTGATTGGTGACAAACGCCGGATGGATGCGCAGTTTGCCTGCAACCGCTATCCCCGAGACACCGCGACCTTCATCGAGTTCGTCGATGGCCATTAGAATCAACCACTGTGGCTCGGTTAATCCCAATAGCTGGGCCCAGCTCTTGTGTACTTCCTCAAGTTGGGAATGAATCTCGACAATGTTCCAGATGAAGTCCCTAACGGCTCTATCGATTTTTTGTTTTTCAGCCATGTCGGTGATTCCGCCTAAACTTGGAGCCGCCGAAGCCGCGCTCCGTAACTGCTCCCGAGAGAGGTATCCGTGTTAAGTCGATGGGGAAAGGCTACACCGGGCATAGGCGCCATGTAAAAAATCAATTGACAAATGCAATTAATTTGAGATAGCGTCTGCTCCGGATCGTTAGAAGATCTTTTCAGCGATCATGTTTCAAATCTCCAAGGAGAACCTCTGGGATGCCCCCTGGGGGTTCTTTTTTTACTAATCGGGTTTTGTGCGCCAAGCGAGCCCTGGCGTTGCAGAAAGGCAACGCTTTCCGACCGAATAGCAATTGCAGTAATTAATTAATTGCAACAATTGATTTGGCGAATTAGTCCTTGGACGGACGGAGAGGGGGCGCCTCGACGTCGTCCGTCAAGCACCCGCCCAGTAGGTGAGGCTAGCAGCGCGGATCTTTGAAGGACGGAAACGACGTTTCCAACTTGGAGGTTCATCCATGAAACTAATGAAGAGTCTTATTCTCGGTTCTGCGGCAATGTTTGCCGGCGCCGGGGTCCAGGCTGCCGACCTTCCCGTGAAGGCCAAGGCGGTTGAATACGTAAAGGTCTGCTCGCTGTATGGTGTTGGCTTCTACTACATCCCCGGAACCGACACCTGCATCAAGCTGGGTGGTTACGTGCGCGCCACAACCATTCTTGGCTCCAACGGCGTATGGGGTGCCGCCACAGGCGGCGTCGCTGGCGCACACAACCGCCTTAGCAACTACTACACGGCTCAATCCCGTTTCGACTTCAACGTAGATACGCGCACCGCCACGGAATATGGTGTCCTTCGCACGTACGCTGAGCTGGCCTTCACCTGGACCGCGGGCGGCTATAGCGGTGCCGGTACAACGGCCGTCAATGGCGCGACGGCCTATAGCGGAACCAACCCCGCAGGAAGCGGTAGCGGCCAAATTTCTGGTGGTAACCTCAGCGTCTACTACGCGTTCCTTCAGTTCGCAGGTTTCACCATGGGTAGAGCGCAGTCGCAGTTCTCCTCTCCCTGGACCAACTATCCGGGGAACAGCTTCGACGGTCTGCCGGGCGGCGGCGGGTGGGAAGCTGTCAATCAGTTCGCCTACACCGCTGACCTCGGGCAAGGCGTCTCGCTCAGCTTCTCCGCTGAGGACCAGGTCACCCGCTATACGACCAATATTTGGAACGTAAGCGGCGCGACGGCAGCAGGTCTGGCTACGGGTACCTACGGTGCCGGTGACATCGGCGGTACGCGAACTCCAGACCTTGTCGCGGCGCTTCGAGTTGACCAAGCCTGGGGTCTTTTGCAGGCGTCGGTTGCCGCGCATAACAACCACGCCGGCTACTATGGCGTTGACGAAACGACTGGCCATCCTGACGACAAATGGGGCTGGGCTGGACAGCTGGCGTTGTCGATCAAAAACATCCCGACTGGTGAGCGTGATACGATCAACGTCCAGGGCGTATATACCAACGGGGCAAGCAGTTACAATTTCCAACCTTATACGGCGTACACTTACGCAATGTACGGCGGTACGGGTCTCGGAGGAGCTTACCA
This genomic window contains:
- a CDS encoding MarR family winged helix-turn-helix transcriptional regulator, giving the protein MAEKQKIDRAVRDFIWNIVEIHSQLEEVHKSWAQLLGLTEPQWLILMAIDELDEGRGVSGIAVAGKLRIHPAFVTNQTKKLETMEFLAREPSPDDARFVQMSLTQKARAEISKLSIKREALNSTLLDGLDEASLDYLNKRLTSIAKNTRLASQKLSIGVL
- a CDS encoding alpha/beta hydrolase family protein, which produces MGRQNWAATWTTTGDAYYRLADLNIGKGVFDVATDAWLCALTAFEVARRLVADDNRDSADVSAKVEAGVQRFALALGHKVESLQITCGDQIELSAYCLPAGTPHLCGPAVICVSSEEENRATLLGRLLPVVIGRGMSVLVVSHEDIANQSRGESEILLSHCLDHLSARPDVDSNRIAVYGDGLSAALATDFAAYDSRVAAAVCDAGIWNWTRTRGSIGWMTSTQDDADKDVVAACRSRLARQLNCPILVVAGGRGIVSVSEAIKLQADCMAASVDLDLAVPQIIQGAPGGEVDNFVTSDDNIFRWLEKKLTRAAAA
- a CDS encoding porin, which codes for MKLMKSLILGSAAMFAGAGVQAADLPVKAKAVEYVKVCSLYGVGFYYIPGTDTCIKLGGYVRATTILGSNGVWGAATGGVAGAHNRLSNYYTAQSRFDFNVDTRTATEYGVLRTYAELAFTWTAGGYSGAGTTAVNGATAYSGTNPAGSGSGQISGGNLSVYYAFLQFAGFTMGRAQSQFSSPWTNYPGNSFDGLPGGGGWEAVNQFAYTADLGQGVSLSFSAEDQVTRYTTNIWNVSGATAAGLATGTYGAGDIGGTRTPDLVAALRVDQAWGLLQASVAAHNNHAGYYGVDETTGHPDDKWGWAGQLALSIKNIPTGERDTINVQGVYTNGASSYNFQPYTAYTYAMYGGTGLGGAYQSVGLAGVSDSVFVTGGGQQLTTTYGLNGAYTHNWNPYWNTAVYGAWAAVRYNGTAKGHICGAFVGTLALSSGAAGCNPDFNYSVVGLITRWNPVKNLTFSADVAYVMLDQKYTSGSTVNLPVQAGIAKPAATYELKDQSSLQLMLRAQRNW